The following proteins come from a genomic window of Polaribacter dokdonensis:
- the ttcA gene encoding tRNA 2-thiocytidine(32) synthetase TtcA — MNQQQQNTKKLQKSVAQAIKQYSMIEDGDKIMVCLSGGKDSYTMLDMLLYFQKVAPIHFDLVAVNLDQKQPGFPEEVLPNYLSELQVAYKIIEKNTYKVVMDKTPEGKTTCSLCSRLRRGTLYEAAKDLGCNKLALGHHKNDILETFFLNFFFSGKLETMPPKFKNDAGDLVILRPLAFCSETDIEMFSNYRNYPIIPCNLCGSQENLQRKKVKEMISNWEQEFPNRNAIMMNALQNVSPSHLLDTELYDFNSLENKQNETTLIS, encoded by the coding sequence ATGAATCAACAGCAACAAAACACCAAAAAACTTCAGAAATCTGTAGCTCAGGCAATAAAACAATACTCTATGATTGAAGATGGAGATAAAATTATGGTTTGTTTATCAGGTGGAAAAGACAGCTATACCATGTTAGATATGTTGCTGTACTTTCAAAAAGTAGCTCCTATTCATTTTGATTTAGTTGCTGTTAATTTAGATCAGAAACAACCAGGTTTTCCTGAAGAAGTGTTGCCTAATTATTTAAGTGAACTTCAAGTAGCATATAAAATTATTGAAAAAAACACCTACAAAGTAGTTATGGATAAAACTCCTGAAGGCAAAACCACTTGCAGTCTTTGTTCTCGATTACGTAGAGGAACTTTATACGAAGCAGCAAAAGATTTAGGATGCAATAAGTTAGCTTTAGGTCATCATAAAAACGATATTTTAGAAACGTTCTTTCTTAACTTTTTCTTTTCTGGAAAGTTAGAAACAATGCCTCCTAAATTTAAAAATGATGCTGGAGATTTAGTAATTTTAAGACCACTAGCTTTTTGTAGTGAAACTGATATAGAAATGTTTTCTAATTATAGAAATTATCCAATTATACCATGTAATTTATGTGGTTCTCAAGAAAACTTACAACGTAAAAAGGTAAAAGAAATGATTTCTAATTGGGAGCAAGAATTCCCTAATAGAAATGCAATTATGATGAATGCTCTACAAAATGTTTCTCCTTCTCATTTATTAGATACAGAACTGTATGATTTTAATAGTTTGGAGAACAAACAAAATGAGACTACTCTAATTAGCTAA
- a CDS encoding aspartate aminotransferase family protein yields MKSDFYKYQAQTSPHPLAIEISHANGSYIYDTNNKAHLDFVAGVSANSLGHNHPKVNDAIKDQLDAYTHVMVYGEFIQQPQVSLCKKLASTLPESLQSVYITNSGTEATEGALKLAKRVTGRSEIIAAKNSYHGNTQGSMSVSGVEKQNAAFRPLIPGIKFIAFNCNFCLKQITNKTAAVILETIQGGAGFIEPYSNYLANVKAKCDEVGALLILDEIQTGIGRTGKFWGFENYNVTPDIIITGKGLGGGMPIGAFIASQERMSLLKDNPKLGHISTFAGHPVIAAAANATIDVILENNLVSESLHREKIIREQLKHSAILEIRGKGLMLAAIVDTPELAAKIIMKCLDKGLILFFLLFEGRAMRITPPLTISEKELIKGCQIIVDSIEECI; encoded by the coding sequence TTGAAATCAGATTTTTACAAATATCAAGCACAGACATCTCCTCACCCATTAGCAATAGAAATTTCTCATGCAAATGGTTCTTACATTTATGATACCAATAACAAAGCTCATTTAGATTTTGTTGCAGGAGTTTCTGCAAATAGTTTGGGTCATAATCACCCTAAAGTTAATGATGCAATTAAAGATCAGTTAGATGCATACACACATGTTATGGTTTATGGAGAATTTATTCAACAGCCACAAGTGTCATTATGCAAAAAATTAGCCTCTACTCTACCTGAATCATTACAATCTGTATATATTACCAATTCTGGAACAGAAGCTACAGAAGGCGCTTTAAAACTCGCTAAAAGAGTAACAGGAAGATCAGAAATAATTGCTGCTAAAAACTCTTATCATGGAAACACACAAGGATCTATGAGTGTTTCTGGAGTTGAAAAACAAAATGCGGCTTTTCGACCATTAATACCTGGTATAAAATTTATCGCTTTCAATTGTAATTTTTGTTTAAAACAAATCACAAATAAAACTGCAGCTGTTATTTTAGAAACTATTCAAGGAGGTGCTGGTTTTATAGAACCTTACTCTAATTATTTGGCAAATGTAAAAGCTAAATGTGATGAAGTTGGAGCACTTTTAATTTTGGATGAAATTCAAACAGGAATTGGTAGAACAGGTAAATTCTGGGGATTTGAAAATTATAATGTTACTCCTGATATTATTATTACAGGAAAAGGTTTAGGAGGTGGAATGCCTATTGGTGCTTTTATTGCATCTCAAGAGAGAATGAGTTTGCTGAAAGACAACCCTAAACTAGGACATATATCTACATTTGCTGGTCATCCAGTAATTGCTGCAGCTGCTAATGCTACTATAGATGTTATTTTAGAAAATAATTTAGTTTCAGAAAGTTTACACAGAGAGAAAATTATTAGAGAACAACTAAAACATTCAGCTATTTTAGAGATAAGAGGCAAAGGTTTAATGTTAGCTGCAATTGTTGATACTCCAGAATTAGCAGCAAAAATAATTATGAAATGTTTAGATAAAGGTCTTATTCTATTTTTCTTATTATTTGAAGGTAGAGCAATGAGAATTACTCCACCTTTAACTATTTCAGAAAAAGAATTAATAAAAGGTTGCCAAATTATAGTTGATTCTATAGAAGAATGCATTTAA